The proteins below come from a single Drosophila busckii strain San Diego stock center, stock number 13000-0081.31 chromosome X, ASM1175060v1, whole genome shotgun sequence genomic window:
- the LOC108605381 gene encoding DNA topoisomerase I, mitochondrial produces the protein MGNEDKIKWHSLQHVGPLFPPPYVRLPDQVQMLYNGQPMRLSLAAEEAATWYAKLLGRPVAQNEIFRANFFSQFRMLMGENERSIVQELSLCGFERIAQHLQRQGEDVTSRRQQQQRQQQLEQQHYGYCSIDGRLERIGNYRIEPAGIFLGRGNHPLMGTLKPRIRPEDVTINCSPLAVPAAPAGHHWQAVQHNQSVAWLARWHDTVTSGYKYMLLSSASRLQGIRDLNKFELARRLSNHIQSIRQSYWEDWKSPNLMQRQRGVALYFIDRLMLRVGNDKSENTADTEGCCTLRVEHLQLFEQLQGSAHVVELNFLGKDSIQFRRKLVVGQHVFENLRSFMQHKQPKDLIFDQLAAKKLNQHLSSLMHGLTAKVFRTYNASKLLQSCLDELAPDVTRSLKDKLNAYTIANANAAKFCNHQRAPTKAAKNKLNSFKRAIRAKQLAIDNLRRTRPTTLPVSTANHARRLMQLQNELAMLESQLNAATLRSSLALNTSKMNYLDPRITVAWCSKHGVPIEKIFSAALRTKFDWAISVADASFRF, from the coding sequence ATGGGCAACGAGGACAAGATCAAGTGGCACTCACTGCAGCACGTCGGGCCGCTATTTCCGCCGCCCTATGTGCGCTTGCCGGATCAGGTGCAAATGCTCTACAATGGCCAGCCCATGCGGCTGTCGCTGGCGGCTGAAGAGGCTGCCACCTGGTATGCCAAACTGCTGGGCCGACCAGTGGCACAGAATGAGATATTCCGAGCCAATTTCTTTAGCCAGTTTCGCATGCTGATGGGTGAGAACGAGCGGAGCATTGTACAGGAGCTGAGCCTCTGCGGCTTTGAGCGCATTGCTCAGCACTTGCAGCGCCAAGGCGAAGACGTCACAAGCcgtaggcagcagcagcagcggcagcaacagctggagCAACAACATTATGGCTACTGCTCCATTGATGGCAGGCTGGAGCGCATTGGCAACTATCGCATTGAGCCAGCGGGCATATTCCTGGGGCGTGGCAATCATCCGCTTATGGGCACGCTTAAGCCACGCATTCGACCCGAAGATGTGACCATAAACTGCAGTCCCCTCGCAGTGCCAGCTGCTCCGGCCGGTCATCACTGGCAGGCAGTGCAGCACAATCAATCCGTAGCCTGGCTAGCGCGTTGGCACGACACCGTCACCTCCGGCTACAAGTACATGCTGCTGAGCAGCGCTTCACGCCTGCAGGGCATACGCGACCTGAACAAGTTCGAGCTGGCGCGTCGTCTGTCCAACCATATACAGAGCATACGCCAGTCGTACTGGGAGGACTGGAAGTCACCCAATCTGATGCAGCGACAGCGCGGCGTGGCGCTCTACTTCATCGACAGGCTCATGCTGCGCGTGGGCAACGACAAGTCGGAGAACACGGCGGACACCGAGGGCTGCTGCACTCTGCGCGTCGAGCATTTGCAACTGTTCGAGCAGCTGCAGGGCTCTGCTCACGTGGTGGAGCTCAACTTTCTGGGCAAGGACTCGATACAGTTTCGCCGGAAACTGGTTGTTGGCCAGCACGTGTTTGAGAATCTGCGCAGCTTTATGCAGCACAAGCAGCCCAAGGATCTGATCTTCGATCAGCTGGCGGCGAAGAAGCTCAATCAGCATCTCAGCTCGCTGATGCACGGACTGACCGCCAAAGTGTTTCGCACCTACAATGCATCCAAGCTTCTGCAGTCGTGCCTGGATGAGCTCGCACCCGATGTGACACGCTCGCTCAAGGACAAGCTCAATGCCTATACCATAGCCAATGCTAATGCTGCCAAGTTTTGCAATCATCAGCGCGCGCCGACCAAGGCGGCCAAGAATAAACTGAACAGCTTTAAGCGCGCCATACGCGCCAAGCAATTGGCCATTGACAACTTGCGGCGCACCAGACCGACCACTTTGCCTGTATCCACAGCCAACCACGCGCGCAGACTAATGCAACTGCAGAACGAACTGGCCATGCTGGAGTCGCAGCTAAACGCTGCCACGCTGCGCAGCTCTCTGGCCCTGAACACCTCGAAGATGAACTACTTGGATCCACGCATTACTGTCGCCTGGTGCAGCAAGCACGGCGTGCCCATTGAGAAGATATTCAGTGCAGCGCTGCGCACCAAATTCGACTGGGCTATATCTGTAGCCGATGCCAGCTTTCGCTTctaa
- the LOC108606388 gene encoding nostrin isoform X3, giving the protein MSTRNMSQFRDNSWGQNGFEELRRYVKQGGDFSKELIFVLQERADSELIYSKSLSKLANKLNKAGREIPGSVADAWRGVATEMESRSDIHRQLAASLTDELVKPLKLIVDNHHKTRKTVESNVDKAARVLSEWRVSEAKAKKASHTAARENEKLQDAMLDVRIQKSPSIALLHQGPNKLAAEKELKSAEKDCVKLDNKRKKAEEAVKRADVEYYTLCVRAERARVDWEMAVLRGSSQLQSNEQQRLANMHNFVQQYARLIADMNPILSGLSNGLQPQLEACNVAKDLQVVRNIRRNSEGPSEQLLPDFYCEHTTLAMNRERRKHSLIKLLQLVKTDLERERRSRDGLRGLSQSLSSQETQNVTDKLYHIRSMLTYLEGARLKLHSALLELDHKPRTTHPLAQHIQITRDRTGLQQSILKVPNWLKNNEKTQASTTLLSQELSDVNGDDENCSQLQSQTNSSCANISVVAAPTTSLLKHFNRSKSNIETFTSQPKIISTTNAALAATTTAAATVTTTTGNVTTVAVKSKTLANGHTAADRGQADGGSNQQDSDFDEFSSQDEDESEPQATQQHFYQNAQEVKSSSMSSHGTSSSKEGGQGPVQVLGRCKALYSYTPKLYDELELSPGDVIEVHAKQDDGWWLGALRNQIGIFPATYVEECA; this is encoded by the exons GGACAGAATGGCTTTGAGGAGCTGCGTCGTTACGTCAAGCAAGGCGGCGACTTTAGCAAGGAGCTTATATTTGTGCTGCAGGAACG CGCCGACTCGGAGTTGATTTACTCCAAATCGCTTTCCAAgcttgcaaacaaattgaacaaaGCTGGCCGCGAGATTCCCGGCAGCGTTGCCGATGCCTGGCGTGGTGTTGCTACTGAGATGGAAAGTCGCAGCGACATACATCGCCAGCTGGCCGCATCGCTGACCGATGAGCTGGTCAAGCCGCTCAAGCTGATTGTGGACAATCATCACAAGACACGCAAGACG GTGGAGAGCAATGTGGATAAGGCGGCGCGTGTGCTGAGCGAATGGCGCGTGAGCGAAGCTAAGGCCAAGAAGGCGTCGCATACGGCAGCGCGTGAGAATGAGAAACTGCAGGACGCAATGCTGGATGTGCGCATACAGAAGTCGCCATCCATAGCGCTGCTGCATCAAGGACCCAACAAGCTTGCCGCCGAGAAGGAGCTCAAGTCCGCTGAGAAGGATTGCGTCAAGCTGGACAACAAGCGCAAGAAAGCGGAGGAGGCAGTCAAGCGTGCCGACGTCGAGTATTATACGCTCTGTGTGCGCGCCGAGCGTGCGCGCGTCGACTGGGAAATGGCCGTGCTGCGTGGCTCTTCCCAGCTCCAgagcaacgagcagcagcgtctggcCAATATGCATAACTTTGTGCAGCAATATGCGCGCCTCATTGCCGACATGAACCCCATACTGAGTGGCCTCAGCAATGGACTGCAGCCGCAGCTGGAAGCCTGCAATGTCGCCAAGGATTTGCAAGTGGTGCGCAACATTCGCCGCAACTCGGAGGGACCCAGCGAACAGCTGCTCCCAGATTTCTACTGCGAGCACACCACGCTCGCCATGAATCGCGAGCGACGCAAGCATTCGCTcatcaagctgctgcagctggtcAAGACCGATCTGGAGCGTGAGCGGCGCTCGCGCGACGGCCTCCGCGGCCTCTCGCAATCGCTCAGCAGTCAGGAGACCCAAAACGTTACCGACAAGCTCTATCAT ATCCGCTCCATGCTGACCTATCTGGAGGGCGCGCGTTTGAAGCTTCACTCAGCATTGCTGGAGCTGGACCACAAGCCACGCACGACACATCCGCTGGCGCAACATATACAG aTTACTCGCGATCGCACGGGACTACAGCAGAGCATTTTGAAGGTGCCCAATTGGCTGAAGAACAATGAGAAGACGCAGGCATCGACGACGCTGCTCTCCCAGGAGTTGAGCGATGTGAACGGCGACGATGAGAACTGCTCCCAGCTGCAGAGCCAGACGAACAGCTCGTGTGCAAATATCAGCGTCGTGGCTGCGCCCACGACTTCGCTGCTGAAGCATTTCAAtcgcagcaagagcaacattGAGACCTTCACCAGCCAACCAAAGATAATCTCGACGACAAATGCTGCActggcggcaacaacaacagcagcagcaacagtgacaacaacaacgggcAATGTAACCACAGTGGCGGTCAAGTCAAAGACTTTGGCTAATGGCCACACTGCAGCGGATCGTGGCCAGGCGGATGGTGGCTCCAATCAGCAGGATTCGGACTTTGATGAGTTCAGTTCGCAGGACGAAGACGAGTCGGAGCCGCAGGCAACACAGCAGCATTTCTATCAGAATGCGCAGGAGGTGAAGAGCTCCTCGATGAGCTCGCACGGCACAAGCAGCTCCAAGGAGGGCGGTCAAGGGCCAGTCCAGGTGCTGGGACGCTGCAAGGCGCTCTACAGCTACACACCAAAGCTCTACGATGAGCTCGAACTGAGTCCCGGCGACGTGATCGAGGTGCATGCCAAGCAGGACGATGGCTGGTGGCTCGGAGCGCTGCGCAATCAGATTGGCATCTTCCCAGCCACCTATGTGGAGGAGTGCGCCTGA
- the LOC108606390 gene encoding putative uncharacterized protein DDB_G0271606 isoform X1: MSAATTHMALPAQAVSSAAAALGKRGHKRSVSLENNAPLALRSTPSLSSMGMGSPLLQLAGGAAHGALHTGTLKSRQEQRRLSQKFGSHSNLDDALTAPQMRSKFHNIRQMFELSRSCAAGELSESKSGEEQSLQSLPALLVRRTTPIAAGSRLAISEQQQQQQGEPLEQQNFLRPIAFKPIPFEPDYRIASQQQQQQQQHTQQQQQQQQLQQQQQHQHQQQQQPALAAERYGYGSTPSLVPLVTPATQKFGSTTDLRHLAARRRGQRIVQRHSNEDHLALGLEYLNGHDRPDGASSKNSAGAAAGSDLTPSPSDSGISELEAALKDRDSELSYLRQAMEHNEKVIFTVQKDKEVYWEHETQRLKLYYEAQQREYQLKFKKMEQLLALQQFQLKQHKLRQSEQLQKLQQQLDQVKCSNQSLKHHEQQLQCSAVGLNQQLEQAQQTVASLRTQLEDSEWKVCERNGEIALLKTQLKEAHVELNMKDHAILSLRHSNNNNNNNNNNNNNNNCKSNTCQSQPKQQTTESKQQQQQQQQQVDAHLGQQQQLHKILALKDQVIGALTNELAKLRKELSDLAIAHEYGEEPCGRYTRLKQQLDNLNEICQKTHKYAQESAAPQQLDAIIERLQLNQSQPAGQALDTLIEESTNYAEDIANLRQKLDDFRLNLELEKRQWSAEKDKVLSYQKQLQSHYIHMYQKLRCLDATTAAAGVGAGAAASVEPTEQTKLSLS; this comes from the exons ATGTCTGCTGCTACCACCCACATGGCGCTGCCGGCGCAGGCAGtgagctctgctgctgcggcgctggGGAAGCGCGGCCACAAGCGCTCGGTGTCGCTGGAGAACAACGCGCCGCTGGCGTTGCGGAGTACGCCGAGCTTGAGCAGCATGGGCATGGgatcgccgctgctgcagctggcgggTGGCGCTGCCCATGGAGCGCTGCACACGGGCACGCTGAAGTCGCGTCAAGAGCAGCGGCGGCTGAGCCAGAAGTTTGGCAGTCATAGCAATCTGGATGATGCGCTGACGGCGCCGCAGATGCGCAGCAAGTTTCACAATATACGGCAAATGTTTGAGCTGAGTCGCAGCTGCGCTGCCGGCGAAttgagcgagagcaagagcggCGAGGAGCAATCGCTGCAATCGCTGCCGGCGCTGCTGGTGCGACGCACTACGCCCATCGCCGCGGGCAGTCGTTTGGCAAttagcgagcagcagcaacagcagcagggtGAGCCATTGGAGCAG caaaactttttgcgtCCGATTGCCTTCAAGCCCATTCCCTTTGAACCAGACTATCGCAttgccagccagcagcaacagcagcagcagcaacatacacaacagcaacaacaacaacaacagttgcaacaacaacagcagcaccagcaccagcagcagcagcaaccagcgcTGGCGGCAGAGCGTTATGGCTATGGCTCGACACCTTCATTGGTGCCGTTAGTCACGCCAGCAACACAAAAGTTTGGCA GCACCACCGATCTGCGTCACTTGGCGGCGCGTCGACGCGGGCAGCGAATTGTGCAGCGCCACAGCAATGAGGATCACTTGGCGCTGGGTCTGGAGTACCTGAATGGTCATGATAGACCCGATGGCGCTAGCAG TAAGAacagcgctggcgctgctgctggcagtgaTCTGACGCCGTCGCCCTCGGACTCGGGCATATCAGAGCTGGAGGCGGCGCTCAAGGATCGCGACTCGGAGCTGTCGTATCTGCGACAGGCCATGGAACACAATGAGAAAGTAATTTTCACAGTCCAAAAG GACAAGGAGGTCTACTGGGAGCATGAGACACAGCGCCTGAAGCTCTACTACGAGGCGCAGCAGCGCGAGTATCAGCTGAAGTTTAAGAAaatggagcagctgctggcgctgcagcaatTTCAGCTGAAGCAGCACAAGCTGCGCCAGAGCGAGCAGCTacagaagctgcagcagcagctcgaccAGGTCAAGTGCAGCAATCAGAGCCTTAAGCATcacgagcagcagctacagtgcTCCGCCGTCGGCTTGAatcagcagctggagcaggcgCAGCAGACGGTCGCATCGCTCAGGACTCAACTGGAGGACAGCGAGTGGAAAGTGTGCGAGCGCAATGGCGAGATAGCTTTACTCAAGACGCAGCTCAAGGAGGCGCAT GTGGAACTCAATATGAAGGATCACGCTATACTCAGTCTGCGgcacagcaataacaacaacaacaacaacaataataataataacaacaacaactgcaagaGCAACACATGCCAAAGTCAACCAAAGCAGCAGACAACtgagagcaagcagcagcagcagcagcagcagcagcaagtggatGCACACTtggggcaacagcagcagctgcataagATTCTAGCGCTGAAGGATCAGGTGATAGGTGCGCTGACCAAtgagctggccaagctgcGCAAGGAGCTCTCGGATCTGGCCATTGCACACGAGTATGGCGAGGAGCCTTGTGGCCGCTATACGCgactcaagcagcagctggacaaTCTCAATGAGATTTGCCAAAAGACGCACAAGTATGCGCAGGAGTCGGCggcgccgcagcagctggaCGCAATCATAGAGCGACTGCAGCTGAATCAGAGTCAGCCGGCGGGACAAGCGCTGGACACGCTGATTGAGGAGTCGACCAATTATGCTGAGGATATTGCCAATTTGCGACAGAAGCTCGATGACTTTCGCCTCAATCTGGAGCTGGAGAAGCGTCAGTGGAGCGCTGAGAAGGACAAAGTGCTCAGCTATCAGAAGCAGCTGCAATCCCactatatacacatgtatcaaaagctgcgctgcctggatgcaacaacagctgcagctggagttggagctggagcagctgccagcgTGGAGCCAACAGAGCAAACTAAACTTAGTCTGAGTTAA
- the LOC108606390 gene encoding leucine zipper putative tumor suppressor 1 isoform X2 → MSAATTHMALPAQAVSSAAAALGKRGHKRSVSLENNAPLALRSTPSLSSMGMGSPLLQLAGGAAHGALHTGTLKSRQEQRRLSQKFGSHSNLDDALTAPQMRSKFHNIRQMFELSRSCAAGELSESKSGEEQSLQSLPALLVRRTTPIAAGSRLAISEQQQQQQGEPLEQQNFLRPIAFKPIPFEPDYRIASQQQQQQQQHTQQQQQQQQLQQQQQHQHQQQQQPALAAERYGYGSTPSLVPLVTPATQKFGSTTDLRHLAARRRGQRIVQRHSNEDHLALGLEYLNGHDRPDGASSKNSAGAAAGSDLTPSPSDSGISELEAALKDRDSELSYLRQAMEHNEKDKEVYWEHETQRLKLYYEAQQREYQLKFKKMEQLLALQQFQLKQHKLRQSEQLQKLQQQLDQVKCSNQSLKHHEQQLQCSAVGLNQQLEQAQQTVASLRTQLEDSEWKVCERNGEIALLKTQLKEAHVELNMKDHAILSLRHSNNNNNNNNNNNNNNNCKSNTCQSQPKQQTTESKQQQQQQQQQVDAHLGQQQQLHKILALKDQVIGALTNELAKLRKELSDLAIAHEYGEEPCGRYTRLKQQLDNLNEICQKTHKYAQESAAPQQLDAIIERLQLNQSQPAGQALDTLIEESTNYAEDIANLRQKLDDFRLNLELEKRQWSAEKDKVLSYQKQLQSHYIHMYQKLRCLDATTAAAGVGAGAAASVEPTEQTKLSLS, encoded by the exons ATGTCTGCTGCTACCACCCACATGGCGCTGCCGGCGCAGGCAGtgagctctgctgctgcggcgctggGGAAGCGCGGCCACAAGCGCTCGGTGTCGCTGGAGAACAACGCGCCGCTGGCGTTGCGGAGTACGCCGAGCTTGAGCAGCATGGGCATGGgatcgccgctgctgcagctggcgggTGGCGCTGCCCATGGAGCGCTGCACACGGGCACGCTGAAGTCGCGTCAAGAGCAGCGGCGGCTGAGCCAGAAGTTTGGCAGTCATAGCAATCTGGATGATGCGCTGACGGCGCCGCAGATGCGCAGCAAGTTTCACAATATACGGCAAATGTTTGAGCTGAGTCGCAGCTGCGCTGCCGGCGAAttgagcgagagcaagagcggCGAGGAGCAATCGCTGCAATCGCTGCCGGCGCTGCTGGTGCGACGCACTACGCCCATCGCCGCGGGCAGTCGTTTGGCAAttagcgagcagcagcaacagcagcagggtGAGCCATTGGAGCAG caaaactttttgcgtCCGATTGCCTTCAAGCCCATTCCCTTTGAACCAGACTATCGCAttgccagccagcagcaacagcagcagcagcaacatacacaacagcaacaacaacaacaacagttgcaacaacaacagcagcaccagcaccagcagcagcagcaaccagcgcTGGCGGCAGAGCGTTATGGCTATGGCTCGACACCTTCATTGGTGCCGTTAGTCACGCCAGCAACACAAAAGTTTGGCA GCACCACCGATCTGCGTCACTTGGCGGCGCGTCGACGCGGGCAGCGAATTGTGCAGCGCCACAGCAATGAGGATCACTTGGCGCTGGGTCTGGAGTACCTGAATGGTCATGATAGACCCGATGGCGCTAGCAG TAAGAacagcgctggcgctgctgctggcagtgaTCTGACGCCGTCGCCCTCGGACTCGGGCATATCAGAGCTGGAGGCGGCGCTCAAGGATCGCGACTCGGAGCTGTCGTATCTGCGACAGGCCATGGAACACAATGAGAAA GACAAGGAGGTCTACTGGGAGCATGAGACACAGCGCCTGAAGCTCTACTACGAGGCGCAGCAGCGCGAGTATCAGCTGAAGTTTAAGAAaatggagcagctgctggcgctgcagcaatTTCAGCTGAAGCAGCACAAGCTGCGCCAGAGCGAGCAGCTacagaagctgcagcagcagctcgaccAGGTCAAGTGCAGCAATCAGAGCCTTAAGCATcacgagcagcagctacagtgcTCCGCCGTCGGCTTGAatcagcagctggagcaggcgCAGCAGACGGTCGCATCGCTCAGGACTCAACTGGAGGACAGCGAGTGGAAAGTGTGCGAGCGCAATGGCGAGATAGCTTTACTCAAGACGCAGCTCAAGGAGGCGCAT GTGGAACTCAATATGAAGGATCACGCTATACTCAGTCTGCGgcacagcaataacaacaacaacaacaacaataataataataacaacaacaactgcaagaGCAACACATGCCAAAGTCAACCAAAGCAGCAGACAACtgagagcaagcagcagcagcagcagcagcagcagcaagtggatGCACACTtggggcaacagcagcagctgcataagATTCTAGCGCTGAAGGATCAGGTGATAGGTGCGCTGACCAAtgagctggccaagctgcGCAAGGAGCTCTCGGATCTGGCCATTGCACACGAGTATGGCGAGGAGCCTTGTGGCCGCTATACGCgactcaagcagcagctggacaaTCTCAATGAGATTTGCCAAAAGACGCACAAGTATGCGCAGGAGTCGGCggcgccgcagcagctggaCGCAATCATAGAGCGACTGCAGCTGAATCAGAGTCAGCCGGCGGGACAAGCGCTGGACACGCTGATTGAGGAGTCGACCAATTATGCTGAGGATATTGCCAATTTGCGACAGAAGCTCGATGACTTTCGCCTCAATCTGGAGCTGGAGAAGCGTCAGTGGAGCGCTGAGAAGGACAAAGTGCTCAGCTATCAGAAGCAGCTGCAATCCCactatatacacatgtatcaaaagctgcgctgcctggatgcaacaacagctgcagctggagttggagctggagcagctgccagcgTGGAGCCAACAGAGCAAACTAAACTTAGTCTGAGTTAA